A section of the Telopea speciosissima isolate NSW1024214 ecotype Mountain lineage chromosome 3, Tspe_v1, whole genome shotgun sequence genome encodes:
- the LOC122655032 gene encoding uncharacterized protein LOC122655032: MIWNCKAYPKIRAFLWRTCAQGLASGDNLARRQIPIDSSCRRCGHAFETSDHILLDCPFTRATWFGSNLSFIVPSDELPMLASVLKTWDQIRFPSKKGKAEVLSLFAFICWHLWLACNDLVFNQRVRSPIEVFNRAHQAHFRILQRESSSFSADSPPLGYLKLNCDASYIPSSGSGGFGIVIRNHEGAPIMAYSEPFKASSSLMAEALALRAGMCAILDANLVVFLWNQTAQSWFPS, encoded by the coding sequence ATGATTTGGAATTGCAAGGCGTATCCGAAGATCCGAGCATTTCTTTGGAGAACATGCGCTCAAGGCTTAGCATCAGGTGATAACTTGGCTAGAAGGCAGATTCCTATTGACTCCAGCTGCAGGCGATGTGGTCATGCTTTTGAGACCTCCGACCACATCCTCCTTGATTGCCCCTTCACCAGAGCCACGTGGTTTGGCAGCAATCTTTCCTTCATCGTCCCCTCTGATGAGCTTCCGATGCTTGCTAGTGTCCTCAAGACTTGGGATCAAATTAGATTTCCAAGCAAGAAGGGAAAAGCTGAAGTCTTGAGTCTCTTTGCCTTCATCTGCTGGCATCTCTGGTTAGCTTGCAATGATCTCGTCTTCAACCAAAGAGTGAGGTCTCCTATTGAAGTCTTTAATAGAGCCCATCAGGCCCATTTTAGAATTCTACAACGGGAGTCATCATCATTCTCAGCCGACAGTCCCCCTCTTGGTTATCTCAAGCTCAATTGCGATGCCTCCTACATTCCCTCATCAGGTTCTGGAGGGTTTGGAATTGTCATTCGTAATCATGAGGGTGCCCCAATCATGGCCTATTCTGAGCCGTTTAAGGCTTCAAGTTCGCTGATGGCTGAAGCTTTAGCATTACGTGCCGGGATGTGTGCAATTTTGGATGCTAACCTCGTGGTGTTCTTGTGGAATCAGACTGCTCAAAGTTGGTTTCCTAGCTAA